From the Brienomyrus brachyistius isolate T26 unplaced genomic scaffold, BBRACH_0.4 scaffold172, whole genome shotgun sequence genome, one window contains:
- the LOC125728148 gene encoding germinal-center associated nuclear protein-like, whose translation MVEHLSEEPQVGADSAPRHPPKRPLVRGRGPVSSIFRSALTSILKTPALQTRREPKRSEEPQPDWGEAEHQGSMAPTTSHSPSTPPRSQAPTREVLERAEELDPETEAASTGQVAETAEEKYRLLEQRDKILRQARPKRTDLDLSKVFVGTCPDMCPEKERYMRETRNQLSSFEVIPNTEKVDHTAAIKEYSRSSADQEEPLPHELRPLTVLNMTMNYLVTQVMDQGEDNYRDWYDFVWNRTRGIRKDITQQHLCDPLTVSLIEKCARFHIHCAHHLCQEPMMSFDAKINNENLTKCLQSLKEMYQDLASKNIYCPHEAEFRQYSVLLKLNDGDILREVQQFRAELRNSPEVKFAVQAFAAVNSNNFVRFFKLVKVASYLAGCILHRYFDQVRREALRALNVAYSSRGSTTFPVEDLVRMLMFQNAGEASDLALQYGLAVDAGMVELSRTAYQEPEIQPRPKRSVAIARKREVLVGQVVNGAPLPNPPQHTPVNSFDSRNKYRAMLEEVVQAEVADVAATEAEYISAALSMCNGQVEAVLSEVVEQMLREVSAAEIQAEREHIAEEKRRMEEARRKQEHEELLARLSKTLCAEITQEVLRDCIVETASTDVVAVRRQLKRQMRDFPAAPGCVDPRFRLQALAPSAPPSPCLDRLARGVVNLGHAGDLSVSCTRLAKMRRETEHQMKVHLFYQQDIFLLSALLQLRQIQQANAWPQALPLVVVVPGQAGHRASDERLEEDLMLQTLIEEGLISEYMFVHIPETTNEPQGSEQIRHAVRWLAARSTAPARLVSQTLVQVVEAGLCREFAGRLHRDRRDRDMAGLPSQGPAPVIGLYNTVLAFLAGLVSSPSLAGLSWPVAEFSVPGGGDCLPHLLWNSAEHLEWLQGAVLSLRLPDWPLPAVGAPWSQLVASIFQYVSQIPWSRHSQPLLMSQLENLLERLRQDCVGRGGGPDKEPTFWEVPWDEIVMLCVEHQLRDWNPPGCPVSEDVISDDGEISV comes from the exons atggtggagcatttatcagaggagccccaagttggtgctgactccgcccccaggcaccctcccaagaggcccctggtccggggccgggggcctgtcagcagcatctttcgcagtgccttgaccagcatcctgaagacaccggccctacagacccggcgagagccgaagaggagtgaggagccacagccagactggggggaggcggagcaccagggttcgatggcaccgaccaccagccactcaccctcaacgccgccaaggtcacaggccccaacccgggaggtccttgagagggcggaggagttgg atcccgaaactgaggcagcatcaaca ggccaggtagctgaaaccgcagaggagaagtatcgtctgctagagcagcgggacaagatcctgcgacagg ctcggcccaagaggaccgacctggatctgtccaaggtgtttgtgggtacgtgtcctgacatgtgtccggagaaggagcgttacatgagggagacccggaaccaactgagctcttttgaggtcatccccaacacggagaag gtggaccacactgctgccattaaggagtacagcaggtcctctgctgaccaggaggagcccctcccccatgaactgcggccccttactgtgctgaacatgaccatgaactacctggttacccaggtcatggaccagggtgaggacaactaccgtgactggtatgactttgtgtggaaccgcacacgaggtatccggaag gatatcactcagcagcacctgtgcgacccgcttacggtgtcccttattgaaaagtgcgcccgcttccacatccactgcgcacaccacctgtgccaggagcccatgatgtcctttgatgctaagatcaacaatgaaaacctgaccaaatgcctgcagagcctcaaggagatgtaccaggacctggccagcaagaacatctactgccctcatgaggcagagtttcggcagtacagcgtgctcctgaagctcaatgatggagacatcctccg ggaggtgcagcaattccgggcggagctccgaaactctccggaggtgaagtttgccgtccaggcctttgccgctgtcaacagcaacaacttcgtgaggttcttcaagctggtcaaggtggcctcgtatctggctggttgcatcttgcaccgctacttcgaccag gtgcgccgtgaggctctgcgggccctgaatgtggcctacagctcccgtggttccaccacattcccggtcgaagacctggtccggatgctcatgttccagaatgccggcgaggcttcggacctcgcgctgcagtatgggctcgcggtcgatgcagg catggtggagctaagccggacagcgtaccaggagcctgagatccagccacgtccaaagcgctctgtggccatcgcaaggaagcgggaggtgctggtgggccaagtggtcaacggcgcgccactgcccaacccaccccaacacacacccgtcaacagctttgacagccgcaacaagtaccgt gccatgctggaggaggtagtgcaggccgaggtggctgacgtggctgccaccgaagccgagtacatctctgctgcactcag catgtgcaacggccaggtggaggcagtgctgagtgaggtggtggagcagatgctgcgggaggtttctgctgccgagatccaggcagagagggagcatatcgctgaggagaagcgcaggatggaggaagccag gagaaagcaggaacacgaggagctcctggcccggctcagcaagacactgtgtgccgagatcacacaggaggtgctgcgcgactgcatcgtggagactgcctcaaca gatgtggtggccgtgcgcaggcagctgaagcgacagatgcgtgattttcctgctgcccctggctgtgtggacccccgcttcaggctgcaggccttggcccccagtgcccccccctcaccctgcctggacaggctggcccggggcgtggtcaacctggggcacgctggggacctctctgtttcctgcaccag gttggcgaagatgcgaagggaaaccgagcatcagatgaaggttcacttgttctaccagcag gacatcttcctgttatccgccctgctgcaactccggcagatccagcaggctaatgcctggccacaggcccttcctctggtggtggtggtcccagggcaggctgggcacagggccagcgatgaacggctagaggaag acctgatgcttcagacactcattgaggaaggtttgatttcagagtacatgttcgtccatatccccgagaccacgaacgaaccccaaggatccgagcag atccgccatgccgtcaggtggctcgctgcccgctccacggcaccagcccggctcgtctcgcagacgttggtgcaggttgtggaggccgggctctgccgcgagtttgctggtaggcttcaccgtgatcggagggaccgtgacatggcgggactgccctcccagggccctgcacccgtcatcggcctctacaacactgtcctggctttcttggctggccttgtgtcgtccccgagtctggctggcctctcctggcccgtggcagagttctcggtgccagggggtggtgactgcctaccacatctgctctggaactcggctgagcacctggagtggctccagggggcagtcctgagcctgcggctgcccgactggccgctgccagccgtggggg ctccttggagccagctggttgcctccatcttccagtacgtatctcaaatcccatggtcccgccacagccagccactccttatgtcccagttggagaaccttttggagaggctgcgtcaggactgtgtgggccgaggtggggggccggacaaggagcccactttctgggaggtgccctgggacgaaattgtcatgctctgtgtagagcaccaactccgggactggaaccctcctgggtgccccgtgagtgaag atgtcatcagtgacgacggagaaatctcggtg
- the LOC125728150 gene encoding uncharacterized protein LOC125728150 — protein sequence MTRNKRIAKAVSWSNDRYWATWDKWMEVIDWEDEEELCSPAESPSDQADRSIVSHTRKPIAKAVSWTDDVYWAAWDKWDEIICWGEEGECSPATPPINQPGRDKGLDMHGLEVFLLNERTVSIKPADDHQDRLKIGAVVVDLCQFELDGVNDKFEIVEIQIGEVKLEETAERGFNSEFELEIMDVEIEVVDSEFQLNALNWEIAGTKVDKLLVEHLNINNLEAGSVKVSTSNGNVVYVNGM from the exons atgacgag aaacaaacgaattgcaaaagctgtcagctggagcaacgatcgatactgggcaacttgggacaagtggatggaagtgattgactgggaagatgaggaagagctgtgctccccagcagaatcaccctctgaccaggctgaccgttccatcgtgtcacacacccgaaagccaattgccaaggcagttagctggacggatgatgtgtattgggcagcctgggacaagtgggatgagatcatctgctggggtgaagaaggagagtgctccccagcaactccacccatcaaccagcctggtagggataaggggttagacatgcatgggttagaggtttttctgttaaatgaaaggacagtctccataaagcctgcagatgaccaccaagacaggctgaaaataggagccgtagtggtcgacctctgccagtttgagctagatggtgtaaatgataaatttgaaattgtcgaaatacaaattggagaggtcaaattggaggagactgcagagaggggttttaattcagaatttgaattggaaattatggatgtggagatagaggttgtagacagtgaattccagctgaatgctcttaattgggaaattgctggaactaaagtggacaaattattagtggaacacctgaacataaataatctagaagcaggcagtgtgaaggtgtccacatcaaatgggaatgtggtatatgtcaatggtatgtga